One genomic window of Vibrio natriegens NBRC 15636 = ATCC 14048 = DSM 759 includes the following:
- a CDS encoding GyrI-like domain-containing protein, producing the protein MRVDYQKRLVPVIRYLEQHFNEPLNLLEVAALANLSPYHFHRTFKAVQGETLADFIRRLRLEAAADDLFKSKQPVLNIALEYSFSSSQSLAKAFKQHYGVTPTAFRDCENYQQFSELARNSKIGHTLRKNGNEENPSDSYTGSELTTWSIIMETQHFDATKLAYIRVNGPYGEGYEEPAGHIYQWAGVKGLAGNTCIFIYHDNPEITPNEKCRTDICLMVPEDTEVPSGIELQDFPGGQYAVMRQRITENGQYSKAWDDLMSKVIESGIESDDRPCFELYHSFDPQTHHADVSFCTAIK; encoded by the coding sequence ATGCGCGTCGATTATCAAAAACGACTCGTTCCTGTTATTCGCTATCTGGAACAGCACTTTAACGAACCACTCAATCTACTCGAAGTGGCGGCGTTAGCGAACTTATCCCCCTATCACTTTCATCGTACTTTCAAAGCCGTGCAGGGCGAGACCTTAGCCGATTTTATCCGACGTTTAAGACTAGAAGCCGCAGCGGATGACCTGTTCAAATCCAAACAACCGGTGCTCAACATTGCTTTAGAGTACAGTTTTTCTAGCTCACAAAGCTTAGCCAAAGCGTTCAAACAACATTATGGGGTGACGCCAACGGCCTTTCGCGATTGTGAAAACTACCAACAGTTTTCTGAATTAGCGCGAAACAGCAAGATTGGACACACATTGCGCAAGAACGGAAACGAAGAAAATCCCAGCGATTCATATACTGGCTCTGAACTCACAACATGGAGCATTATTATGGAAACACAACACTTTGACGCAACCAAACTGGCGTACATTCGCGTGAATGGCCCTTACGGAGAAGGCTATGAAGAGCCAGCAGGTCATATATACCAATGGGCTGGCGTGAAAGGTCTGGCGGGCAACACCTGCATCTTTATTTACCACGACAACCCAGAAATCACGCCGAACGAGAAATGTCGAACTGACATCTGTTTGATGGTGCCTGAAGACACCGAAGTTCCAAGTGGCATTGAGCTGCAAGACTTTCCTGGTGGTCAATACGCAGTCATGCGTCAACGCATCACGGAAAACGGCCAATACTCAAAAGCATGGGATGATTTGATGAGTAAAGTGATTGAGTCTGGCATTGAAAGCGATGATCGTCCTTGCTTCGAGCTTTACCATAGCTTTGACCCACAAACTCACCATGCAGATGTCAGTTTCTGCACTGCCATCAAATAG
- a CDS encoding lipocalin-like domain-containing protein: protein MNQIIKHVALVLGCLSLIGCEESKLQNVGMLLGGSEVPAEAESFTPVMKGVEITFPADHQAHLDFRHEWWYLTANLTDEKGNPLGVQWTQFRFAAVPQKDTPEETKAVWQSHQIYMAHSAVTTKDKHYADEKWSRDHSELAGVETSPFRVYLDDWQWTSSTDDLFPAALNTNARQFGYSLKLTSNAPYQKQGEQGYSTKSADGQAASYYYSQPFIDVEGEVTIDGETHQVSGKGWIDREWSSQYLHESQQGWDWFALRLSDETSLVVFQLRDAKTGQSSYSHAQLMNQDGTATAIQQNEIRLKASRKTTIQGRDYPTEWQLSIPNQQIEITITALNPNAQMPLSVTYWEGPVTIDGSHSGTGYMELTGY from the coding sequence ATGAATCAAATCATAAAACATGTCGCACTAGTACTTGGTTGTTTATCTCTTATCGGCTGTGAAGAATCCAAGCTACAAAATGTAGGGATGCTATTAGGAGGAAGTGAAGTACCAGCGGAGGCCGAGTCGTTCACTCCAGTGATGAAAGGTGTTGAGATCACCTTCCCTGCCGATCATCAAGCGCACCTCGATTTTCGTCATGAATGGTGGTATTTAACGGCAAACTTAACCGATGAAAAGGGCAACCCTCTCGGTGTGCAATGGACACAATTTCGCTTCGCTGCGGTACCACAGAAAGACACACCAGAAGAAACAAAGGCCGTATGGCAAAGCCATCAAATTTACATGGCGCACAGTGCCGTCACCACCAAAGACAAACATTACGCCGATGAAAAATGGTCACGGGATCACAGCGAGCTTGCCGGAGTGGAAACCTCACCATTTCGTGTTTATCTGGATGACTGGCAGTGGACATCGTCGACTGATGATTTGTTTCCCGCTGCGCTCAATACCAACGCTAGGCAATTTGGATACTCACTCAAACTAACCAGTAATGCGCCTTACCAAAAACAAGGTGAGCAAGGCTACAGCACAAAAAGTGCCGATGGTCAGGCCGCATCGTATTACTACAGTCAGCCGTTTATTGATGTAGAGGGAGAAGTCACCATTGATGGTGAAACTCATCAAGTGTCGGGTAAAGGTTGGATCGACAGAGAGTGGAGCTCACAGTACTTACACGAGTCACAGCAAGGTTGGGATTGGTTTGCGCTACGGCTGAGTGATGAAACGAGTTTGGTCGTGTTCCAGCTTCGCGATGCAAAGACCGGACAATCCAGTTACTCGCATGCGCAGCTGATGAACCAAGATGGTACCGCAACTGCGATTCAACAAAACGAGATCCGCTTAAAAGCTTCCCGAAAAACGACTATTCAAGGTCGTGACTATCCAACTGAGTGGCAGCTTTCGATCCCCAATCAGCAAATTGAAATCACGATTACTGCACTCAATCCTAACGCACAAATGCCCCTGTCGGTAACCTATTGGGAGGGTCCGGTGACCATCGACGGGTCTCATTCAGGCACCGGCTATATGGAGCTGACAGGGTATTGA
- a CDS encoding ABC transporter permease: protein MKKSRFAHTKLALYLFTAHYRQAPLQAAAILIGIVLAVTLFVAVQAINLNAKRSYAESTEQLSAQAQNLIIPPAGQRYLPESLYFSLRQKGLGASLPVIEGRVRDEQGRRWSVQGSDLIAAITSGTRYASDSSNEQDISLFDSALPLTQLLAGEPIVMMSQSQHHNLGGTDFMILDEVKTKVVVLPDDWQLGSRMLMDIGFAQQLLNKPGQLSYIAVFNTEGNNLEKWQSLVGEQGQWVPNTQSTDLGSLTDSFHLNLTAMSLLAFLVGLFIAYNGVKYSLLKRNRLLVQIQQAGIAPINVFSALLVELMILVAFGASLGFVLGMQLSHWLHPTVALTLEQLYGATLLPGTWRWQWWAQALFLTLAAALLACWQHFKQRVHQPLSSHSGLYQAPETSNQNQLFLIGLVLTTLSLTGLWLSDHHRLTMAWLGVLVVSIPLYLPKTLSILAYWSEQRTTPGLVQYLFAELRELISPLSLAMMALLLAVTANIGMNNLVGSFESTLKQWLEQRLHADIYVSPSQGEMANVEHALEHFDNVEKVYKQYYVDANLQGLPIRLGTKDKDTLEQTMVFKSRVDEFWPRFYQGEVVAISEPTAVKLGLSLGSDLKLDALKDETLTVGAIFHDYGAPNGEVLLAPQLWQERGFTDLPISLGIKISGDKKSMYDQLQQQLALNPSQLYDQAHVKSVALDIFSQTFAITRTLNGVTLMVAVIGLFSACFMLLDARKAAIARLYALGVSRRKLMAMVVGQIVALVSFTLVVAIPLGAMVGYILTDVVTLRAFGWSLNYLWSWSDALSISVITILVAVMATLLPMWRLVSKPVVSSLQSEVL from the coding sequence ATGAAAAAATCCAGGTTTGCGCACACCAAACTCGCACTTTACCTGTTTACCGCTCATTATCGGCAAGCACCGCTGCAAGCCGCAGCAATTCTAATTGGTATCGTACTCGCCGTTACGTTGTTTGTCGCCGTGCAAGCCATCAATCTCAACGCCAAACGCAGCTACGCAGAATCTACAGAGCAGCTGAGTGCTCAAGCACAAAACCTGATTATCCCACCAGCTGGTCAACGCTATTTGCCCGAATCGCTCTACTTTTCACTTAGGCAAAAGGGGTTGGGCGCCTCACTGCCGGTGATTGAAGGTCGGGTCAGGGATGAACAAGGTCGTCGGTGGTCAGTGCAGGGAAGTGACCTTATTGCGGCGATCACCTCTGGAACACGCTACGCCTCAGATTCTAGTAACGAACAAGATATTTCCCTGTTTGACAGCGCACTCCCCCTGACTCAGCTATTGGCTGGTGAACCGATAGTGATGATGAGTCAATCCCAACATCACAATCTAGGTGGCACAGATTTCATGATTCTGGATGAGGTCAAAACGAAAGTCGTTGTTCTGCCGGATGACTGGCAACTGGGAAGCCGGATGTTGATGGATATTGGCTTCGCTCAGCAGTTACTCAATAAACCCGGACAACTGAGCTATATCGCGGTTTTCAATACTGAAGGCAATAATCTCGAGAAATGGCAAAGCTTAGTCGGAGAACAAGGACAATGGGTACCCAACACACAAAGCACCGATCTTGGCTCACTAACGGACAGCTTCCACCTTAATCTTACTGCGATGAGTTTGTTGGCGTTTTTAGTCGGCCTGTTTATCGCCTATAACGGCGTGAAGTACAGCTTACTCAAACGTAATCGCCTGTTGGTACAAATTCAGCAGGCTGGCATCGCACCGATAAATGTGTTCTCTGCGCTATTAGTTGAATTGATGATTTTGGTGGCGTTCGGCGCGTCACTTGGCTTTGTCCTCGGTATGCAATTAAGTCATTGGTTACATCCAACGGTTGCCCTTACGCTTGAACAACTGTACGGCGCTACGTTACTTCCCGGCACTTGGCGGTGGCAATGGTGGGCACAGGCGCTGTTTCTGACGTTAGCGGCGGCTTTGCTCGCTTGTTGGCAGCACTTTAAACAGCGAGTCCATCAGCCGCTTTCTTCACATAGTGGTCTTTATCAAGCACCAGAAACATCCAACCAGAATCAACTGTTCCTTATCGGCTTGGTGCTCACCACGCTATCTCTGACAGGTTTATGGTTGAGTGACCATCATCGCCTGACCATGGCATGGCTTGGTGTGTTAGTGGTTTCAATTCCTTTATATCTACCGAAAACGCTCAGCATATTAGCGTATTGGAGCGAGCAGCGAACCACACCTGGCTTGGTGCAATATCTGTTTGCTGAACTGCGTGAGCTGATTTCTCCACTTTCTCTTGCGATGATGGCACTGCTTCTTGCCGTGACTGCCAATATCGGTATGAACAATTTGGTCGGAAGCTTTGAATCCACCTTAAAGCAATGGCTTGAACAAAGACTACATGCGGATATTTACGTCAGTCCATCGCAGGGTGAAATGGCGAATGTTGAGCATGCTCTGGAACACTTCGACAACGTAGAAAAGGTCTATAAACAGTATTATGTCGATGCGAACTTGCAGGGCTTACCTATCCGACTTGGCACCAAAGATAAAGATACTTTAGAACAAACCATGGTATTTAAGTCCCGTGTTGATGAGTTCTGGCCGCGCTTTTATCAAGGAGAGGTCGTTGCGATTAGTGAACCTACCGCAGTGAAACTTGGCTTATCGCTTGGTAGTGACCTGAAGCTCGATGCGTTGAAAGACGAGACTCTGACTGTCGGAGCCATTTTTCACGACTACGGTGCACCCAATGGCGAAGTATTACTTGCCCCTCAATTGTGGCAAGAGCGCGGTTTTACAGACTTGCCGATTAGCCTTGGGATAAAAATCTCTGGCGACAAAAAATCCATGTATGACCAATTACAACAACAGTTGGCTCTGAATCCGAGTCAGCTCTACGATCAGGCTCACGTCAAATCAGTCGCGTTAGATATCTTTTCACAAACCTTTGCCATCACACGCACACTAAATGGCGTCACCTTAATGGTGGCTGTGATCGGTTTGTTCAGCGCTTGCTTTATGTTACTCGATGCGCGCAAAGCCGCCATTGCAAGGTTGTATGCGCTTGGCGTGAGTCGTCGAAAATTGATGGCGATGGTGGTTGGGCAAATCGTCGCTTTGGTCAGCTTTACGTTGGTTGTTGCCATACCACTTGGCGCAATGGTCGGCTATATACTGACTGACGTAGTAACCTTACGCGCTTTCGGCTGGAGCCTGAACTACCTATGGAGCTGGAGTGATGCACTCAGTATCTCCGTCATTACCATTTTAGTCGCGGTGATGGCTACCCTGCTCCCAATGTGGCGCTTGGTGAGCAAACCTGTGGTATCCAGCTTACAAAGTGAGGTACTGTGA
- a CDS encoding ABC transporter ATP-binding protein, which produces MGNPLVTLKSASKSFVDGNENHRVLENVDFALANGASVALTGASGSGKSTLLNIIAGFEPLSSGELWLDGENTTAWKDPQWSHFRHQKLGVIFQQFNLLTPLNVKQNIAFPLNLNQLNWNEWCDYLVETLAISDLLNRHVSTLSGGQQQRVAIARSLAHKPKLLLADEPTGNLDQKAGLEVMKLLSDITTQGKTAVILVTHSTECAEFMQTQLRLKNGHLVRKQDNLRAAL; this is translated from the coding sequence ATGGGAAATCCGCTTGTCACACTTAAAAGTGCCAGCAAAAGCTTTGTTGATGGCAACGAGAACCACCGTGTGCTGGAAAATGTCGACTTCGCTCTGGCAAACGGCGCAAGCGTGGCACTAACAGGGGCAAGTGGTAGCGGTAAAAGTACCCTACTCAATATCATTGCGGGTTTCGAACCTCTATCAAGTGGCGAACTATGGTTAGATGGAGAAAACACCACAGCTTGGAAAGACCCACAATGGAGCCATTTTCGACATCAAAAGCTTGGCGTCATCTTTCAACAATTCAACCTGTTAACGCCACTAAACGTTAAACAAAACATTGCCTTTCCACTAAATTTGAACCAGCTAAATTGGAACGAATGGTGTGACTATTTAGTGGAGACTCTGGCTATTAGTGATTTACTAAACAGACATGTCTCTACCCTTTCTGGTGGTCAGCAACAACGTGTCGCCATAGCCAGATCCTTAGCCCACAAACCCAAACTCTTACTCGCTGACGAACCTACTGGTAACCTTGACCAAAAAGCCGGTTTAGAGGTCATGAAGCTGCTGAGTGACATTACCACGCAAGGTAAAACCGCAGTGATATTGGTGACGCATAGCACTGAATGTGCCGAATTCATGCAAACTCAACTGCGCTTGAAAAACGGTCACCTTGTCCGTAAGCAGGACAACCTCCGAGCCGCGCTATGA
- a CDS encoding SDR family NAD(P)-dependent oxidoreductase, with product MNLPTVFITGATSGFGQAAARCFGHEGYQLVLTGRRKERLNALADELSQDCDIHIATIDVRDAEDVKAVIEQLPEQFKNIEILINNAGLALGASPANEASLDDWHTMIDTNVTGLVNVTHALLPILLEQPKATIINLASIASNWCYPGAHVYGASKAFVAQFSRNLRSDFAGTGLRITSLEPGLSESEFSLVRFNGDQDKYNQIYDGTNPLQPEDIADIMLWIAEQPSHININSLEVMPTSQAWDNFKIVKAPTIKTC from the coding sequence ATGAATCTACCTACTGTGTTTATCACTGGCGCAACATCGGGCTTTGGCCAAGCGGCAGCAAGATGTTTTGGTCACGAAGGCTACCAATTAGTGTTAACTGGCAGGCGTAAAGAACGTTTGAACGCGCTCGCGGATGAATTATCTCAAGACTGTGACATCCATATTGCGACAATAGATGTACGAGATGCTGAAGATGTGAAAGCGGTGATTGAACAATTACCAGAACAATTCAAGAACATCGAAATTTTGATTAACAACGCTGGCCTGGCATTAGGAGCAAGCCCCGCAAATGAAGCATCACTCGATGATTGGCACACCATGATCGATACCAATGTCACAGGCCTGGTTAACGTCACGCACGCACTGTTGCCAATCCTGCTAGAGCAACCAAAAGCGACCATTATCAATTTAGCCAGTATTGCCTCCAACTGGTGTTATCCGGGCGCACACGTCTACGGTGCCAGCAAAGCATTTGTGGCTCAATTTTCACGTAATTTACGTTCGGATTTCGCAGGCACGGGGCTCCGTATCACCAGTTTAGAGCCGGGCTTGTCTGAAAGTGAGTTCAGTTTAGTGCGCTTTAATGGGGATCAGGACAAGTACAATCAAATATACGATGGCACTAACCCACTGCAGCCAGAAGACATCGCTGACATCATGCTGTGGATAGCAGAGCAGCCAAGCCACATCAACATTAACAGCTTAGAAGTGATGCCAACTAGCCAAGCTTGGGACAACTTCAAAATTGTGAAGGCACCTACTATTAAAACCTGCTGA
- a CDS encoding TSUP family transporter: protein MSEFIIISTLIVAGFIRGYTGFGFSALVILVLSSMYPVAEMVPAVLLLDLLVCLPLVASAWNKTDFKTLTPLLWATGLGVPFGYLLLLYLPDSLLKVIVPGAILALAALSHSKHALTLQLSRSPLLCGFMSGWTTSAVSAGGAPVVIYMRYSKMPIDVQRNSLISYFFLTTCFVVGSSYVMTKQWYFMPDHPLGYALISMTALMAGKLAFKYKNLNIIHQAAFYLMLILSALALLRAIWML from the coding sequence GTGTCAGAATTTATCATTATTTCTACCTTGATTGTTGCAGGTTTCATCAGAGGCTATACCGGCTTCGGTTTCTCAGCCTTGGTTATCCTAGTCCTTTCTTCTATGTACCCTGTTGCCGAAATGGTGCCTGCGGTACTGCTATTAGACTTGCTAGTTTGCTTGCCTTTGGTCGCTTCGGCGTGGAACAAAACCGATTTCAAAACACTGACCCCACTGCTGTGGGCTACGGGTCTTGGTGTACCTTTTGGTTACCTACTCTTGCTCTACCTGCCAGATAGTCTGCTTAAAGTGATCGTTCCGGGCGCGATACTAGCCCTTGCTGCACTCAGTCACAGCAAGCATGCCCTGACATTACAGCTATCACGGTCACCGTTGTTGTGTGGGTTTATGTCAGGCTGGACAACCAGTGCTGTGTCCGCAGGGGGCGCACCCGTTGTGATTTACATGCGCTATAGCAAGATGCCCATTGACGTGCAGCGCAATAGCTTAATCAGCTACTTCTTTCTTACTACCTGTTTTGTTGTCGGCAGTAGCTATGTGATGACCAAACAGTGGTACTTCATGCCCGATCACCCATTAGGTTATGCACTAATTTCAATGACGGCATTGATGGCAGGAAAACTGGCTTTTAAATACAAGAACTTAAACATCATTCATCAAGCGGCATTCTATCTGATGTTAATACTATCAGCTCTGGCGCTGCTCCGAGCAATTTGGATGCTCTAA
- a CDS encoding PLP-dependent aminotransferase family protein: protein MKSEYLMHIQFSPERSLQEQIREHLLDAMRNGVFEDKALPSCRKLASMLRVSRNTVVLVYDKLVDEGYLKSQERSGYYPNTEALHEDLNIDDTSTSRDEVILGAKPAHFWTNRIKKDLRNQRNISKAKNWQDYPYPFLFGQPDHSIFPLNHWRECCRLSQRSGVVKDWISDSIDSDDPALIKQLQNNVLTKRGIKAHQEEILITIGTQNSLYLLAELLANQGTAIGIEEPGYPDVRNIFASRGAHIVPIGIDCQGIEISDELKQCDYVYVTPSHQVPTNVTMSMQRRQALLDAAEKYDFVIIEDDYESEVNVLSQASPSLKSLDTHGRVIYIGSLSKSLSPGLRLGYMVTERPLIQATRSLRRLMFRHPPANNQRTCALFISLGHYDAYLRKLKNCYQERWTEMRTSIEKHLPQCVTTETMGGSSFWLKLPRPIDCEAFAKKAQDAGVLVEPGTIHFARFHLDSRRYIRLGFSAIDKGKIDAGIQKLASLL, encoded by the coding sequence ATGAAAAGTGAATATTTGATGCACATACAATTCTCTCCAGAGAGAAGCTTGCAAGAACAAATTAGGGAACACTTACTCGACGCAATGCGTAATGGCGTCTTTGAAGATAAAGCGTTACCTTCGTGCCGCAAGCTGGCATCAATGCTCAGAGTTTCTCGAAATACCGTTGTTCTCGTCTATGACAAACTGGTTGATGAAGGGTATTTGAAGTCGCAGGAGCGCAGTGGCTACTACCCAAATACAGAAGCATTACACGAAGATTTAAATATCGACGACACATCAACATCGCGTGATGAAGTCATTCTTGGTGCAAAACCTGCCCATTTTTGGACCAACCGAATTAAGAAAGATCTGCGTAATCAACGCAATATATCCAAGGCCAAAAACTGGCAAGATTACCCTTATCCGTTTTTGTTCGGACAACCTGACCACTCGATATTCCCTCTAAACCATTGGCGCGAATGCTGCCGCTTATCACAGCGTTCCGGTGTAGTAAAAGACTGGATATCAGACTCAATCGACAGTGATGACCCGGCACTTATCAAACAGCTACAAAATAACGTGCTCACCAAACGCGGTATAAAAGCCCATCAGGAAGAAATTCTTATCACGATAGGTACACAAAATTCGTTGTATCTATTGGCAGAGCTGTTGGCAAATCAAGGAACGGCCATTGGTATTGAAGAGCCGGGCTACCCAGACGTGCGTAATATTTTTGCTTCTCGTGGCGCGCATATCGTACCTATTGGCATAGATTGCCAAGGGATTGAAATCAGCGACGAGTTAAAGCAGTGTGACTATGTCTACGTCACCCCGAGCCATCAAGTGCCCACCAATGTCACCATGTCGATGCAAAGGCGACAAGCACTGCTGGATGCCGCTGAAAAATATGACTTTGTGATCATAGAAGATGATTATGAGAGTGAAGTCAATGTGCTAAGTCAGGCGAGCCCATCACTCAAAAGTTTGGATACACATGGCCGAGTCATTTACATCGGTAGCTTATCCAAATCACTATCCCCGGGGCTGAGATTAGGCTATATGGTCACTGAAAGACCTTTGATTCAAGCAACACGTTCACTTCGACGCTTGATGTTCCGCCATCCACCAGCGAACAACCAACGCACCTGTGCACTGTTTATTTCGCTTGGTCATTACGACGCCTACCTGCGTAAGCTTAAAAATTGCTACCAAGAACGCTGGACTGAAATGCGCACTTCAATAGAAAAGCACCTGCCGCAATGTGTGACAACAGAAACGATGGGGGGCAGCTCATTCTGGCTGAAATTGCCTCGACCTATAGACTGTGAAGCTTTCGCCAAAAAAGCTCAGGATGCCGGAGTGTTGGTAGAACCTGGAACCATTCACTTCGCCCGTTTCCATCTAGATAGCCGTCGATACATAAGACTCGGCTTCTCCGCGATAGACAAAGGCAAGATAGACGCCGGGATCCAAAAACTCGCCTCACTATTGTAA
- a CDS encoding aspartate aminotransferase family protein has protein sequence MDYGQTHLAQQPAQRDVEQVEAWDKAHVWHHLTQHAAFESQSPLIMSHGKDEYVWDIKGNRYLDASSGGVWCVNVGYGRERIAEVIKNQALQLNYFAGSAGSPVMAEFASKLIEKMPGMSRVYFSNSGSEANEKAYKIVRQIAHKKYGGKKHKILYRERDYHGTTITCLSSTGQEERRAQYGPFTPGFVEFPHCCEYRSQFGSVDDYGIKAAQQLEEVILREGPETVGAIVVEPITAGGGVITPPKGYYEEIQRICKKYDILIHVDEVVCGVGRTGKWFGYQHYGIKPDIVTMAKGVASAYAAISCTVTTEEVFQQFKDDPSDKYSYFRDISTFGGCTIGPAAALENLKIIEEENLINNAAHVGDYLMAQLQRLKSKYEMVGDVRGKGLFLGIELVEDKTSKEPVKEAVAADIVAKCMKRGVLIGRTNRSFERLNNTLCLSPPLTLTLEQADEIVNVIDVAIAEKVAEPVV, from the coding sequence ATGGATTACGGACAAACACATTTGGCACAGCAGCCAGCCCAGCGCGATGTTGAACAGGTCGAAGCGTGGGATAAAGCGCATGTTTGGCATCACTTAACACAACATGCCGCATTTGAAAGCCAGTCACCGCTTATCATGTCCCATGGTAAAGACGAGTATGTTTGGGATATTAAAGGCAATCGCTATTTGGACGCGAGCTCAGGTGGTGTGTGGTGTGTCAATGTCGGCTATGGACGCGAGCGAATTGCCGAGGTGATAAAAAACCAAGCGTTGCAATTGAACTACTTTGCAGGTTCCGCTGGATCTCCAGTGATGGCGGAGTTTGCCAGTAAACTCATCGAAAAAATGCCGGGTATGAGCCGTGTTTATTTTTCTAACTCGGGTTCTGAAGCGAATGAAAAAGCGTACAAAATCGTACGCCAGATTGCGCACAAAAAGTATGGTGGTAAAAAGCATAAGATCCTTTACCGAGAGCGAGACTATCACGGCACAACCATCACTTGCTTGAGTTCCACCGGGCAAGAAGAACGCAGAGCACAGTACGGCCCGTTTACCCCAGGCTTTGTTGAATTTCCACATTGCTGTGAGTATCGCTCTCAGTTTGGCAGTGTCGATGACTACGGCATCAAAGCAGCACAACAATTAGAAGAGGTGATTTTACGTGAAGGGCCAGAAACCGTAGGTGCGATTGTCGTTGAGCCGATCACTGCGGGTGGTGGCGTGATCACCCCGCCGAAAGGCTACTACGAAGAGATCCAACGTATCTGTAAAAAGTACGATATTTTAATTCACGTTGACGAAGTGGTGTGTGGTGTGGGTCGCACCGGCAAATGGTTCGGTTACCAACATTATGGTATCAAGCCAGACATCGTGACGATGGCGAAAGGGGTTGCATCGGCTTACGCTGCTATCTCTTGTACCGTGACAACAGAGGAAGTTTTCCAACAGTTCAAAGACGATCCTTCGGATAAATACAGCTACTTCCGAGACATCAGTACTTTCGGCGGCTGCACTATTGGCCCTGCCGCCGCATTAGAGAACTTAAAAATCATTGAAGAAGAAAACCTGATCAATAACGCCGCTCACGTTGGTGACTATTTGATGGCGCAGCTTCAGCGCTTGAAATCGAAATATGAAATGGTCGGTGATGTGCGAGGCAAAGGGTTATTTCTTGGTATTGAATTGGTAGAAGACAAAACAAGCAAAGAACCTGTCAAGGAAGCCGTTGCTGCCGATATTGTGGCTAAGTGTATGAAGCGAGGTGTGCTTATCGGGCGTACCAATCGATCATTTGAACGACTCAACAACACTTTGTGTCTAAGTCCACCATTGACTCTCACCCTAGAGCAAGCCGATGAAATCGTGAATGTTATTGACGTGGCCATTGCCGAAAAAGTCGCAGAACCTGTGGTTTAA
- the tauA gene encoding taurine ABC transporter substrate-binding protein, with protein MKTLMNKSLKNKLASKTVLLGTLLCSMNTWAAKEVTIGYQGMFNPMKYAIDQKLVEKETGYDIKWRKFDSGAKAITAMAAGAVDMTVAGSSPIASAASNGVEMELVWVMENIADAEALVVKNGSGINSPADLKGKRIAVPFVSTTHFHMLFALEQFGLSEKDVKLINMQPNAIMAAWQRGDIDGAFIWDPALGKIKQDGSVLISSKQLSAWGKPTFDGMIANKQFAAENGEFVSKFITVVASVDQQYRAGKETFSAKDPMAVSVAKLAGGEPEGAVDAMSLYEFLDVDTQLSCQWLGCGKEGGASKALEATSAFLLKEKKISALMPDYSVFVNPSYAEAAKAQ; from the coding sequence ATGAAGACACTGATGAATAAATCACTGAAAAACAAGTTGGCGAGCAAAACGGTACTACTGGGGACTTTGCTTTGTTCAATGAATACCTGGGCAGCGAAAGAAGTGACGATCGGCTACCAGGGAATGTTCAACCCGATGAAGTATGCCATTGATCAGAAGCTGGTTGAAAAAGAAACGGGTTACGACATCAAGTGGCGTAAGTTTGATTCTGGCGCAAAAGCAATTACAGCTATGGCGGCTGGTGCCGTCGATATGACCGTTGCTGGCTCCAGCCCAATTGCGAGCGCGGCAAGTAATGGCGTTGAGATGGAACTGGTATGGGTGATGGAAAACATCGCAGACGCAGAAGCCTTGGTAGTCAAAAACGGCAGTGGTATTAACTCGCCAGCCGATCTCAAAGGTAAACGTATCGCGGTTCCATTTGTTTCTACTACCCACTTTCACATGCTATTTGCTCTAGAACAATTTGGATTGAGCGAGAAAGACGTCAAGCTCATCAACATGCAGCCGAATGCGATCATGGCGGCTTGGCAGCGTGGTGATATTGACGGCGCATTTATCTGGGATCCTGCTTTGGGCAAGATCAAGCAAGACGGCAGCGTGCTTATTAGCTCAAAACAACTTAGCGCGTGGGGCAAGCCGACATTCGATGGAATGATTGCGAACAAGCAGTTTGCAGCTGAAAACGGTGAGTTCGTTTCGAAATTTATCACTGTAGTTGCGAGTGTTGATCAGCAATACCGTGCTGGAAAAGAAACCTTCAGCGCTAAAGACCCAATGGCGGTTTCAGTCGCGAAACTGGCTGGTGGTGAACCAGAAGGCGCAGTTGACGCGATGAGTCTATATGAATTTCTGGATGTGGATACTCAGTTGTCATGTCAATGGCTGGGTTGTGGTAAAGAGGGCGGCGCGAGCAAGGCGCTTGAAGCAACGTCTGCTTTTCTGTTGAAAGAGAAGAAGATATCGGCACTGATGCCGGATTACAGCGTATTTGTTAACCCAAGTTACGCCGAAGCAGCGAAAGCTCAGTAA